The following proteins are co-located in the Siansivirga zeaxanthinifaciens CC-SAMT-1 genome:
- the arsC gene encoding arsenate reductase (glutaredoxin) (This arsenate reductase requires both glutathione and glutaredoxin to convert arsenate to arsenite, after which the efflux transporter formed by ArsA and ArsB can extrude the arsenite from the cell, providing resistance.), whose translation MIKIYHNNRCTKSRNGLALLEASGKEFEVIKYLENVPTKAELENIVKLLKIKPIDLVRKNEAVWKSDFKDKHLNDNQIIEAMINNPKLIERPIVINNDKAVIGRPTEIIETII comes from the coding sequence ATGATTAAAATTTATCACAATAACAGATGTACAAAATCCAGAAACGGATTAGCCCTTTTAGAAGCTTCAGGAAAAGAATTTGAGGTTATTAAATATCTTGAAAATGTTCCAACCAAAGCCGAATTGGAAAACATTGTAAAATTGTTAAAAATTAAACCCATAGATTTAGTTAGAAAAAATGAAGCCGTTTGGAAAAGTGATTTTAAAGATAAACATTTAAACGACAACCAAATTATTGAGGCCATGATTAACAACCCAAAACTTATTGAAAGACCTATTGTTATAAATAATGATAAAGCTGTAATAGGAAGACCAACAGAAATTATAGAAACTATTATTTAA
- a CDS encoding HAD family hydrolase gives MTLIKTIIFDLGGVLIDWNPEYVFLKAFHGDKEKTKWFLDTICISDWNENQDAGYPLEQATNDLVAKFPEYENYIRLFYGNWENMLGGEISGTVTILKQLLAIKKYKIVALTNWSSETFPIAQKRFEFLNWFEGIVVSGDEKTRKPFKAIYDITLERFNIYPETSLFIDDNLRNIEAAKSLGIHGIHFKDPETLINQLKTFNIAL, from the coding sequence ATGACATTAATAAAAACAATTATTTTTGACTTAGGTGGGGTTTTAATAGACTGGAATCCCGAATATGTTTTCTTAAAAGCCTTTCATGGCGACAAAGAAAAAACAAAGTGGTTTCTCGATACTATTTGCATCAGCGATTGGAACGAAAACCAAGACGCTGGATATCCATTAGAACAAGCAACAAACGATCTTGTTGCAAAATTTCCAGAATACGAAAATTATATTCGCCTGTTTTACGGCAATTGGGAAAACATGTTAGGTGGTGAAATATCGGGTACGGTAACTATTTTAAAACAATTATTGGCGATAAAAAAGTACAAAATCGTTGCTTTAACTAATTGGAGCAGCGAAACGTTTCCTATTGCTCAAAAACGTTTTGAATTTTTAAATTGGTTTGAAGGAATTGTTGTTTCGGGTGATGAAAAAACAAGAAAACCGTTTAAAGCGATTTACGATATTACTTTAGAGCGTTTTAATATATATCCGGAAACTTCTTTATTTATTGATGATAATTTAAGAAATATTGAAGCCGCAAAATCATTGGGAATTCATGGAATTCACTTTAAAGATCCAGAAACACTTATCAATCAACTAAAAACATTTAATATCGCTTTATAA
- a CDS encoding outer membrane beta-barrel family protein: protein MFKKLAGLYLFLICINITNAQPSAPQINTDKKVIISGKVIDKDNKLPLEYASIAFFSKSENKIVDGGITDAKGEFSIPVKNGTYDIQIEYISYKKFTLKNQVLTKSKNLGTIELEIDLGTLETVEIIAERTTVEIKLDKKIYNIGKDLTTAGGTVSDALNNVPSVAVDVEGSISLRGNENVRILINGKPSAMAGFGDTNILSQLPAEAIERVEVITSPSARYDAEGTAGILNIILRQKETLGFNGSLNLTLGNPDNAGISANLNYRTEKFNLFSNLGFRYFNAPRNSYSDTNYFDRIVNGSIRTPEFEKIIESEEVTRLNRNYNASLGMEYFLSDKTSVTGTLFYRYGEDADLSLNNSNRFNNNALEERTLRSEKQDEAGDNYQLALNYITKFNDDGHELTADFQYENGSEEQITSINEDYLETNQANPIPFQRENILQTEKDNEYLFQTDYILPLGKDSRFEAGYRGNFSNKITNYTLNQEDLNSGNFFVNDTISNVFDYTQNVNAIYTQYGTKFGEFSFLLGLRLENTELNGKIDSKLTNEALENAFGFPIDTEFKNNYLGLFPTLNLIYNLGSSDDVEESITLGYNRRVNRPRSWYINPFPSRSSRTNVFQGNPNLEPAFASAFDLGYLKRWGKFTLTTSIYYQHETGSFERIQENTGFQTTDGIDIIRTIPVNLSSNNRTGTELGMLYNPANWLRLNSSFNFFQFEKKGFFNDIDYGVKNTSWFARFSSKVSLPSNIDWQTNANYIGASEDAQTRNKGIFSLDLAFSKELFNNNATISLNIRDVFNSRKRKNLTTTEFFESYSESQWRQRQVNISFMYRFNQQKNKYERDREQNNGDDMEFEG from the coding sequence ATGTTCAAGAAATTAGCAGGTTTATACCTCTTCCTAATTTGCATTAATATTACAAATGCGCAACCCTCAGCACCCCAAATTAATACCGATAAAAAAGTTATAATTTCAGGTAAAGTTATAGATAAAGACAACAAATTACCTTTAGAATATGCATCGATTGCTTTCTTTAGCAAAAGTGAAAATAAAATAGTAGACGGTGGTATTACCGATGCTAAAGGAGAATTTAGTATTCCTGTTAAAAATGGCACATACGATATTCAAATTGAATACATTTCATATAAAAAGTTTACTCTTAAAAATCAGGTACTAACAAAAAGTAAAAATTTAGGGACTATCGAATTAGAGATAGACTTGGGTACTTTAGAAACCGTTGAAATTATTGCCGAACGTACAACGGTAGAAATAAAATTAGATAAAAAAATATACAACATAGGTAAAGATTTAACCACTGCGGGAGGTACCGTGAGCGACGCATTAAACAATGTCCCTTCGGTTGCAGTCGATGTTGAGGGTAGTATTAGTTTACGAGGAAACGAGAACGTTAGAATTCTTATTAACGGTAAACCTTCGGCCATGGCAGGTTTTGGCGATACCAACATATTAAGTCAGTTGCCTGCTGAAGCGATTGAGCGTGTTGAAGTTATTACGTCACCTTCAGCCAGATACGATGCCGAAGGAACAGCAGGAATACTAAACATCATTTTAAGACAAAAAGAAACTCTGGGCTTTAATGGTTCTTTAAATTTAACCCTAGGAAACCCAGACAATGCGGGTATTTCGGCAAACTTAAATTACCGAACCGAAAAATTTAATTTGTTTTCTAACTTAGGTTTTAGATATTTTAACGCCCCCAGAAATAGTTATAGCGATACCAATTATTTCGACAGAATTGTTAATGGTTCAATACGAACTCCAGAATTTGAAAAAATCATAGAATCCGAGGAAGTCACGAGGCTTAACAGAAATTATAATGCCAGTTTAGGTATGGAATATTTCTTGTCTGATAAAACATCGGTTACCGGAACTTTATTCTATAGATATGGTGAAGATGCCGATTTATCTCTAAACAACAGTAATCGTTTCAATAACAATGCTTTAGAAGAAAGAACACTAAGAAGTGAAAAGCAAGATGAAGCAGGCGATAATTATCAGTTAGCATTGAATTACATTACAAAGTTTAATGATGATGGACATGAATTAACGGCGGATTTTCAATATGAAAACGGATCGGAAGAACAAATTACCTCCATAAATGAAGATTATTTAGAAACAAATCAAGCCAATCCAATACCTTTTCAAAGAGAAAACATATTACAAACTGAAAAGGATAACGAATATTTATTTCAAACCGATTACATTTTACCATTAGGTAAAGATTCTAGATTTGAAGCAGGATACCGCGGAAATTTTAGTAACAAAATCACTAATTATACGTTAAATCAAGAAGATTTAAATTCGGGTAATTTTTTTGTAAACGACACCATTTCTAATGTGTTTGATTATACACAAAACGTAAACGCCATCTACACACAATACGGTACTAAATTTGGTGAATTTTCATTTTTATTGGGTCTGCGTTTAGAAAATACCGAACTTAACGGTAAAATTGATTCAAAATTAACCAATGAAGCATTAGAAAATGCCTTTGGTTTTCCTATTGATACCGAATTTAAAAACAATTATTTAGGCTTATTCCCTACCCTTAATTTAATATATAATCTAGGCAGTAGCGATGATGTAGAGGAAAGCATCACTTTGGGTTATAACCGAAGAGTTAACAGGCCTAGAAGCTGGTATATTAATCCATTTCCTTCGCGATCTAGTAGAACCAACGTCTTTCAAGGAAACCCCAATTTAGAACCTGCCTTTGCAAGTGCTTTCGATTTAGGTTATTTAAAACGTTGGGGGAAATTTACTTTAACAACTTCAATTTATTATCAACATGAAACGGGTTCGTTTGAACGTATTCAGGAAAATACCGGTTTTCAAACAACAGATGGTATTGATATTATTAGAACCATTCCGGTTAACTTATCGTCAAATAACAGAACAGGTACCGAACTAGGCATGCTTTACAACCCAGCTAATTGGCTCCGATTAAATTCAAGCTTTAACTTTTTTCAGTTTGAGAAAAAGGGATTTTTTAATGACATAGATTATGGGGTTAAAAACACCAGTTGGTTTGCTCGTTTTAGTAGCAAAGTAAGTTTACCATCAAATATAGACTGGCAAACAAATGCTAACTACATAGGTGCCAGTGAAGATGCACAAACTAGAAATAAGGGTATTTTTAGTCTCGATTTAGCTTTTAGTAAAGAGCTTTTTAATAATAATGCGACTATATCGCTTAATATTAGAGACGTTTTTAATTCAAGAAAAAGAAAAAACTTAACAACAACCGAGTTTTTTGAAAGTTACTCAGAATCACAATGGAGACAAAGACAAGTAAATATCTCGTTTATGTACCGTTTTAATCAACAAAAAAACAAATACGAAAGAGATCGTGAACAAAATAATGGAGATGATATGGAATTTGAAGGATAA
- a CDS encoding outer membrane beta-barrel protein: protein MNKKLPLYLLFLLFITSNITLAINEKNITITGKVIDADTNTPLEYATISFYSIKEKKIVDGVITNIDGEFSIKIKDDIYNISVEYIGYKPYKISNKKIVSDINLGTIKLNLDLEALGEVEIIAERTSVEVKLDKKIYNVGKDLTVRGGTVSDVLDNVPSVSVDGEGNVALRGNDNVRILINGKPSGLVGVNSTDALRQLPADAIERVEVITSPSARYESEGTAGILNIILRRSKLQGLNGAITANVGHPDAAGISGNINFRTGNVNIFNTLAYRYNESIGNWYTYTTYKSTGNILDEKRDTQNIRKGITNNFGIEWYITDSASITTSLVYNDGNNNENSINNLLQYDADLNLIGQSLRLDPMLNDAKTMQYAFNFTKDFQTSGHKLTFDFQYEDNNNDNFSLINVNGLNTDILTELVDESIILLRSDYVLPLGDNGQFEMGYRGDFNTQITDYQVELLNRNSGAFEIDRNLSNVFNFKNYINAFYVQYGSKINKFSYLLGLRMENTQTTLDQPTSGDFEIKKYTGFFPTVNFSYAFSEKENITLGYNRRLSRPWSFFLNPFPSRSSLTNIFQGNPALLPTYAGKIDLGYLNRFGKFTLSTSIYFQHATDVINFVSNDTGNTVEIDGQDVPVIERGPANIATEDRYGFEFNVIYNPTKNWRINTDFNLFNIKVNGFYLNDDFYSNNTSWTLRLNNKYTLPGNVDWQTNLNYRGPSMDAQNKRDAMFSADVAFSKDIFKDKASIAFNVTDLFNSRVMTGIVETEEFITDREIRFRGVRTFNLSFTYRFNQQKKREIDRGNYGNGGDIQM from the coding sequence ATGAATAAAAAACTACCTCTCTACCTACTTTTTTTGTTATTTATAACTTCAAATATTACTCTTGCAATCAACGAGAAAAATATAACAATTACTGGCAAAGTTATAGATGCAGATACCAATACGCCATTAGAATACGCTACCATATCATTTTATAGTATTAAAGAAAAGAAAATTGTAGATGGTGTAATAACCAACATAGATGGTGAATTTTCAATTAAAATTAAAGATGATATTTACAATATAAGTGTTGAATACATTGGCTACAAACCTTATAAAATTTCAAACAAAAAAATCGTTTCAGATATTAATTTAGGGACCATAAAATTAAATTTAGATTTAGAGGCTTTAGGTGAAGTTGAAATTATTGCCGAACGCACCTCTGTTGAAGTCAAATTAGATAAAAAAATATATAATGTTGGTAAAGATTTAACCGTAAGAGGTGGAACGGTTAGTGATGTTTTAGATAATGTCCCTTCTGTATCTGTTGATGGTGAAGGTAATGTGGCACTTCGAGGTAACGACAATGTAAGAATATTAATTAATGGAAAACCCTCTGGATTGGTTGGTGTTAATTCAACCGATGCTTTACGCCAATTACCTGCCGATGCCATTGAACGCGTTGAAGTGATTACCTCACCTTCTGCACGTTACGAATCTGAAGGAACTGCGGGTATTTTAAATATCATTCTACGACGCAGTAAACTTCAAGGATTAAATGGTGCTATTACAGCAAATGTTGGACACCCAGATGCCGCTGGAATTTCTGGAAATATTAATTTTAGAACAGGTAATGTAAATATATTTAACACACTGGCCTACCGTTATAACGAATCTATAGGAAATTGGTACACCTATACTACTTATAAAAGCACTGGAAACATCTTAGACGAAAAAAGAGATACACAAAATATTCGAAAAGGCATAACTAATAATTTTGGTATTGAATGGTATATTACAGATTCGGCTTCTATTACCACGTCTTTGGTTTATAACGATGGGAATAATAATGAAAACTCTATTAATAATTTATTACAATACGACGCCGATTTAAATTTAATTGGACAGAGTTTGAGATTAGACCCAATGTTGAATGATGCCAAAACCATGCAGTACGCTTTTAATTTTACTAAAGATTTTCAAACCAGCGGTCATAAATTAACTTTCGATTTTCAGTACGAAGATAATAATAATGATAATTTTTCTCTTATAAACGTAAACGGTTTAAACACCGATATTTTAACCGAATTAGTAGACGAATCTATTATACTATTACGTTCAGATTATGTTTTACCTTTAGGTGATAACGGTCAGTTTGAAATGGGGTATCGAGGTGATTTTAACACCCAAATTACCGATTATCAAGTAGAACTTTTAAATAGAAATTCTGGTGCGTTTGAAATAGACAGAAATCTTTCGAATGTTTTTAATTTTAAAAATTACATAAACGCATTTTATGTTCAATATGGTAGCAAAATAAATAAATTCAGTTATTTATTAGGCTTAAGAATGGAAAACACCCAAACAACCTTAGACCAACCAACTAGTGGCGATTTTGAAATTAAAAAATACACCGGTTTTTTTCCTACAGTAAATTTTAGCTATGCGTTTAGCGAAAAAGAAAACATAACTTTAGGTTATAACAGACGTTTAAGCCGGCCATGGTCTTTCTTTTTAAATCCCTTTCCTTCTAGAAGTAGTTTAACAAATATCTTTCAAGGAAATCCTGCTTTACTTCCTACTTACGCAGGTAAAATTGACTTAGGGTATTTAAACCGATTTGGAAAGTTTACTCTTAGCACTTCTATTTATTTTCAACATGCAACCGATGTTATAAATTTTGTTAGTAATGATACAGGAAATACTGTTGAAATTGACGGACAAGATGTTCCTGTAATTGAACGTGGACCTGCAAATATTGCCACAGAAGATCGCTACGGATTTGAGTTTAACGTGATATATAATCCAACAAAAAATTGGCGTATAAACACCGATTTTAATTTATTTAATATTAAAGTAAATGGGTTTTATTTAAACGATGATTTCTATTCTAATAATACCAGTTGGACCTTACGTTTAAATAACAAATACACCTTACCTGGCAATGTAGATTGGCAAACAAATTTAAATTACAGAGGGCCAAGTATGGATGCTCAAAATAAAAGAGATGCTATGTTTTCTGCTGATGTAGCATTTAGTAAAGATATTTTTAAAGACAAAGCTTCTATTGCTTTTAATGTCACTGATTTATTTAATAGCAGAGTAATGACAGGAATTGTTGAGACTGAAGAATTTATAACAGATAGAGAAATACGTTTTAGAGGCGTAAGAACTTTTAACTTATCTTTTACATACAGATTTAACCAACAAAAGAAACGCGAAATAGATCGCGGAAATTATGGTAATGGAGGCGATATTCAAATGTAA